One window of the Allosaccharopolyspora coralli genome contains the following:
- the nagA gene encoding N-acetylglucosamine-6-phosphate deacetylase has protein sequence MSTSIPNPSVAGKLVTPDGVQDGWVAVTGGTLTEINSGPAPASAVRGHWVVPGFVDIHCHGGGGGSFTSSDPEQVDAAIATHRAHGTTTMLASLVTAPLPDLRYQVAALAEHVQDGRLAGVHLEGPFLSAARCGAHEPRLLRPPDRESVASLISAGRGTVSMVTLAPELEGSIDAVRQFVDHGVLAAVGHTDATLDDVVPAVDAGARVATHLFNGMRPLHHREPGPIGALLDDERVTIELICDLVHVHPTAVRLVAEHAPGRTVLITDAISATAAGDGEYELGPLTVTVRDGEPRLDDGSLAGSTLTMDAALRNLVTGCGLPVTSAVHATATRPAELLGVSDRVGSLRPGMDADLVVLDENLHVQHVLHQGAWAR, from the coding sequence GTGAGCACGTCCATCCCGAACCCGTCCGTGGCGGGAAAGCTCGTCACCCCCGACGGTGTGCAGGACGGTTGGGTCGCGGTCACGGGTGGCACCCTCACCGAGATCAACAGCGGCCCGGCACCGGCCTCGGCGGTCCGGGGTCACTGGGTGGTTCCGGGGTTCGTGGACATCCACTGCCACGGAGGCGGGGGCGGCTCGTTCACGAGTTCCGATCCCGAGCAGGTGGACGCGGCGATCGCGACGCACCGGGCGCACGGCACAACAACGATGCTCGCGAGCCTGGTCACGGCGCCGCTGCCGGATCTGCGCTACCAGGTCGCCGCGCTCGCCGAGCACGTACAGGACGGGCGACTCGCCGGGGTACACCTGGAAGGGCCTTTCCTCTCCGCAGCACGCTGCGGCGCCCACGAGCCTCGGCTGCTCCGCCCACCCGACCGGGAGTCGGTCGCGTCGCTGATCAGCGCCGGACGCGGCACCGTCTCGATGGTCACGCTGGCGCCGGAGCTCGAAGGCTCGATCGACGCGGTCCGGCAGTTCGTCGACCACGGCGTCCTCGCCGCCGTGGGGCACACCGACGCGACCCTCGACGACGTTGTCCCCGCCGTCGACGCAGGCGCGAGGGTCGCGACGCACCTGTTCAACGGGATGCGCCCGCTGCACCACCGCGAACCCGGCCCCATCGGCGCACTGCTGGACGACGAACGCGTCACCATCGAGCTGATCTGCGACCTCGTCCACGTGCACCCGACCGCCGTGCGTCTGGTGGCCGAACACGCGCCGGGACGAACCGTGCTCATCACGGACGCGATCAGTGCCACGGCGGCGGGGGACGGCGAGTACGAGCTGGGGCCGCTGACCGTGACGGTGCGCGACGGCGAGCCTCGGCTGGACGACGGATCGTTGGCGGGCAGCACGTTGACCATGGACGCCGCGCTGCGCAACCTCGTCACCGGTTGCGGGCTTCCCGTGACCAGCGCCGTGCACGCGACCGCGACACGCCCTGCCGAGCTGCTCGGCGTGTCGGACAGGGTCGGCTCGCTGCGGCCGGGCATGGACGCCGATCTCGTCGTCCTCGACGAGAACCTTCACGTCCAGCACGTCCTCCACCAGGGCGCCTGGGCTCGGTAA
- a CDS encoding VTT domain-containing protein codes for MTTELAALGDAATTSTLALLPAWLDPENIITALGPFALVGVCLIIFSECGLLVGFFLPGDSLLFVTGLFTAAGAIDSPLWLVLALLTICAFVGNITGYWIGRTLGPPMFNKPDSKLFKQEYVDKTHEFFEKYGPVAIILARFVPIVRTFITAIAGVAKMDQRKFFLYSAIGAVAWIVSMTLLGYFLGNIPVIKENLELATIAIVFLSIVPIIIEYVRSRRSNNKQQAPAAD; via the coding sequence GTGACGACCGAACTGGCCGCCCTCGGCGACGCAGCGACCACATCGACTCTCGCACTGCTTCCCGCCTGGCTCGACCCTGAGAACATCATCACGGCTCTCGGCCCCTTCGCACTGGTCGGCGTCTGCCTGATCATTTTCTCGGAGTGCGGCCTGCTCGTCGGCTTCTTCCTCCCCGGCGACTCCCTGTTGTTCGTGACCGGGCTGTTCACCGCAGCGGGCGCGATCGACAGCCCGCTCTGGCTGGTCCTGGCGCTGCTGACGATCTGTGCGTTCGTCGGCAACATCACCGGCTATTGGATCGGCCGCACGCTCGGGCCTCCGATGTTCAACAAACCCGACTCCAAGCTGTTCAAGCAGGAGTACGTGGACAAGACGCACGAGTTCTTCGAGAAGTACGGCCCGGTGGCGATCATCCTCGCCCGCTTCGTGCCGATCGTGCGGACGTTCATCACCGCCATCGCCGGGGTCGCGAAGATGGACCAGCGCAAGTTCTTCCTCTACTCCGCGATCGGCGCTGTGGCCTGGATCGTGAGCATGACGCTGCTCGGCTACTTCCTCGGCAACATCCCGGTGATCAAGGAGAACCTGGAGCTGGCCACGATCGCGATCGTGTTCCTGTCCATCGTCCCGATCATCATCGAGTACGTCCGGTCGCGCCGCAGCAACAACAAGCAGCAGGCGCCCGCCGCCGACTGA
- a CDS encoding TrmH family RNA methyltransferase has translation MSDQPGGVEPDPAERGTGEPGPTEWGTTVGVGPWEGPWPTHDRFDPELLEHGDQRNVVDHYRYWRREAIVADLDERRHDFEIAIENFQHDHNIGTVVRTANAFAARAVHIVGRRRWNRRGAMVTDRYQHVHHQPDLASLRRHADEHGLAVVGVDNAPGARPIERAALPRRCVLLFGQEGPGLAGHSREHSDLVVSIAQFGSTRSINAGVAAGIVMHTWIEQHADPDRAW, from the coding sequence GTGAGCGACCAGCCGGGCGGAGTGGAGCCGGACCCCGCCGAGCGGGGCACGGGAGAGCCCGGGCCCACCGAATGGGGCACGACGGTGGGCGTGGGTCCGTGGGAAGGTCCCTGGCCGACCCACGACCGTTTCGATCCGGAGCTGCTCGAACACGGCGACCAGCGCAACGTGGTGGACCACTATCGGTACTGGCGGCGGGAGGCGATCGTCGCCGACCTCGACGAGCGCAGGCACGACTTCGAGATCGCGATCGAGAACTTCCAGCACGACCACAACATCGGCACCGTGGTGCGCACGGCCAACGCCTTCGCCGCGCGAGCGGTGCACATCGTCGGCCGCAGGCGCTGGAACCGGCGTGGGGCGATGGTCACCGACCGGTACCAGCACGTGCACCACCAGCCGGACCTGGCGTCGCTGCGCAGGCACGCCGACGAGCACGGCCTCGCGGTCGTCGGCGTCGACAACGCTCCCGGAGCCCGCCCGATCGAGCGCGCGGCGCTGCCGCGACGGTGCGTGTTGCTCTTCGGGCAGGAGGGGCCCGGCCTGGCAGGCCACTCACGCGAGCACTCCGACCTGGTGGTCTCCATCGCCCAGTTCGGCTCGACGCGGTCCATCAACGCGGGCGTGGCCGCCGGGATCGTCATGCACACTTGGATCGAGCAGCACGCGGACCCCGACCGGGCCTGGTGA
- the pyrE gene encoding orotate phosphoribosyltransferase produces the protein MYDIDEQQRSTLAHLVKNVAVVHGRVTLSSGKQADYYVDMRRATMHHECSPLIGSLLRRLTEDWEFTAVGGLTLGADPLAFAMLHAEGPALDAFVVRKATKEHGMQRRIEGPDVAGRRVLAVEDTSTTGGSVLTAVEALREEGADVVGVATVVDRDTGAREAVEEAGLAYRSLLGLADLGLA, from the coding sequence GTGTACGACATCGATGAGCAGCAGCGCAGCACGCTCGCGCACCTCGTGAAGAACGTCGCCGTGGTGCACGGCAGGGTGACTCTGTCGTCCGGCAAACAAGCCGACTACTACGTCGACATGCGCCGAGCGACCATGCACCACGAGTGCTCTCCGCTCATCGGGTCGCTGCTGCGCCGGCTCACCGAGGACTGGGAGTTCACCGCCGTCGGCGGGCTCACTCTCGGTGCCGACCCGCTGGCGTTCGCGATGCTGCACGCCGAGGGGCCCGCGCTCGACGCCTTCGTCGTCCGCAAGGCCACCAAGGAGCACGGGATGCAGCGCCGGATCGAAGGGCCGGACGTGGCCGGGCGCCGGGTGCTCGCCGTCGAGGACACTTCCACGACCGGCGGCAGCGTGCTCACCGCCGTCGAAGCGCTCCGCGAGGAAGGCGCCGACGTCGTCGGCGTGGCGACCGTCGTCGACCGGGACACCGGGGCGCGCGAAGCCGTCGAGGAGGCCGGACTCGCCTATCGCTCGTTGCTGGGCCTCGCCGACCTCGGTCTCGCCTGA
- a CDS encoding SDR family NAD(P)-dependent oxidoreductase, producing MPTALVTGASAGLGQAFARRLAAEGHDLVLVARDEPRLGTLADRLRSRHGIGVEVLVADITDDVQLATVEKRVASEDHPVDLLVNNAGIGTSEAFWDVETDTLQRQLDLNVTAVLRLTHAAVPRMRARGRGDVLNVSSVSGFFTVSGSTYSASKAYVTAFSEGLSSSLAGSGVRVMALCPGLTRTEFQERAGLTIRSVPKALWLDADTVVHESLADLRAGKAMSIPSLPYKALVALGRLVPRALQRLIVTRTAPGRT from the coding sequence ATGCCTACCGCACTAGTCACCGGGGCCTCCGCCGGGCTGGGCCAGGCGTTCGCCCGCAGGCTCGCCGCCGAGGGCCACGACCTCGTCCTCGTCGCCCGCGACGAACCCCGGCTCGGCACGCTGGCCGACCGCTTGCGCAGCAGACACGGCATCGGCGTCGAGGTACTCGTCGCCGACATCACCGACGACGTGCAGCTGGCCACCGTCGAAAAGCGTGTGGCCAGTGAGGACCACCCCGTCGACCTGCTCGTGAACAACGCCGGGATCGGAACCTCGGAGGCGTTCTGGGACGTCGAGACCGACACGCTGCAGCGGCAGCTCGACCTCAACGTGACCGCCGTCCTGCGGCTCACGCACGCGGCGGTTCCGCGGATGCGGGCGCGCGGGCGCGGCGACGTCCTCAACGTTTCCAGCGTCTCCGGATTCTTCACCGTGTCCGGGTCGACCTACTCGGCGAGCAAGGCGTACGTGACGGCGTTCTCGGAAGGTCTCTCGTCCTCACTGGCAGGCTCCGGTGTCCGCGTCATGGCACTGTGCCCCGGATTGACCCGCACGGAGTTCCAGGAGCGCGCCGGACTCACGATCCGTTCGGTACCGAAGGCGCTCTGGCTCGACGCGGACACCGTGGTGCACGAGTCGCTCGCCGACCTGCGTGCCGGCAAGGCGATGTCGATCCCGAGCCTGCCGTACAAGGCACTCGTGGCTCTGGGCCGCCTCGTCCCCCGCGCGCTCCAACGCCTGATCGTCACCCGCACCGCCCCCGGCCGTACGTGA
- a CDS encoding type III secretion system chaperone family protein: MGIPAWLWFAIAVVALGAGGWLLLAPRQRSDEEDTSRRRRSRRSAKSRERSRWAALRGWQFVDTDQVLPSRWERGVLARYSGIVGTDVVAGTTFTADGRRPVYVLDLDVNGRTVAVVAAVRCHRPVPTTVELWLPDVPAPKDEGLDLLGPVGTRYAFVADSAVARPLITSELVAATDQFGEDVTVTWLENDWALAAAEPGADPEQVEQVLRALGDLADVVDPFEVDPNAPDAFDEADALEAPDGSEEAGERDEVFDFESPDEDETLDRDPAGATVVSLSEVRQNAGRSTESTPESEQESVDETGATDAAPDADPADEDTQSPDDTDSSTGGKGSSPKGQVRARKGRGTATVDLGTPDEVDTDQRA; the protein is encoded by the coding sequence GTGGGTATTCCTGCGTGGTTGTGGTTCGCGATCGCCGTTGTCGCCCTCGGGGCGGGCGGCTGGCTCCTGCTGGCTCCAAGGCAGCGCAGTGACGAGGAGGACACGTCTCGTCGGCGGCGGTCGCGCCGGAGCGCCAAGAGCCGCGAGCGTTCCCGGTGGGCGGCGCTGCGCGGCTGGCAGTTCGTCGACACCGACCAAGTGCTGCCGAGCCGCTGGGAGCGCGGCGTGCTCGCCCGCTACAGCGGCATCGTCGGTACCGACGTCGTCGCGGGGACGACGTTCACCGCCGACGGTCGCCGGCCGGTGTACGTGCTCGACCTCGACGTGAACGGGCGCACTGTCGCGGTGGTCGCCGCGGTTCGCTGTCACCGTCCGGTGCCGACCACTGTGGAACTGTGGTTGCCGGACGTTCCCGCGCCGAAGGACGAAGGACTCGACCTTCTGGGGCCGGTCGGCACGCGCTACGCCTTCGTCGCCGACTCCGCCGTCGCTCGCCCCCTGATCACCTCGGAACTGGTGGCTGCCACCGATCAGTTCGGCGAGGACGTCACGGTGACCTGGCTCGAGAACGACTGGGCCCTCGCCGCCGCCGAGCCGGGCGCCGACCCGGAGCAGGTCGAGCAGGTGTTGCGCGCGCTCGGCGACCTCGCCGACGTCGTCGACCCGTTCGAGGTCGACCCGAACGCACCCGACGCGTTCGACGAAGCCGACGCACTCGAGGCCCCGGACGGTTCCGAGGAGGCAGGCGAGCGGGACGAAGTGTTCGACTTCGAGAGCCCCGACGAGGACGAGACGCTCGATCGGGACCCGGCCGGTGCGACCGTGGTGTCGTTGAGCGAGGTTCGGCAGAACGCGGGCAGGAGCACCGAATCGACTCCGGAGTCCGAACAGGAATCCGTCGACGAGACCGGCGCTACCGATGCCGCGCCCGATGCGGACCCCGCCGACGAGGACACCCAATCCCCTGACGACACCGACTCCAGTACCGGCGGGAAGGGGAGTTCGCCGAAGGGCCAGGTCCGCGCGCGCAAGGGCCGTGGCACCGCCACGGTCGACCTCGGCACCCCCGACGAGGTGGACACCGACCAGCGTGCGTAA
- a CDS encoding DHA2 family efflux MFS transporter permease subunit, whose protein sequence is MSQTSTADRPPVSDAGAATLTRRDRNVIYLLLAATFVVILNETIMSVALPALKDDLGVGDVTVQWVATGFMLTMAVVIPITGILLQRVRTRPMFVAAMTMFTTGTLLCAVAPGFSALLAGRIVQAVGTAIMVPLLMTTVMTLVPAAIRGRMMSNISLVIAVAPALGPTISGVILQTFGWRAMFWVVLPIAAGMLAVGARRVQNVTEIRHARIDVLSVVLSAIGFGGLVYGLSLAGEGATVDVAFVLTVTAVGVAGLAAFVVRQLVLQSSDSPLLDLRTFRSVQFTLSLIVVMISFSALLGTMIVLPIYMQEVLGFPPLYVGLAVLPGGLLMGLAAPLVGRVYDRRGTRVLVVPGVVLLAGSLWGLAAVTSASTPFALLVGLHVVLSIGLAMIMTPVMSTGLGAVPAHLYSHGSALVATLQQVAAAAGSALFISTLAAVTGSRIAAGQAPQVASAGGTQAAFVTGAILCSIAAVVAWFVRGGGEQAVADDSEERA, encoded by the coding sequence ATGTCCCAGACGTCCACCGCCGACCGACCACCCGTGTCGGACGCCGGGGCCGCGACCCTGACCCGACGCGACCGCAACGTCATCTACCTGCTGCTCGCCGCGACGTTCGTGGTGATCCTCAACGAGACGATCATGAGCGTGGCGTTGCCCGCCCTCAAGGACGACCTCGGCGTCGGCGACGTCACCGTTCAGTGGGTCGCAACCGGGTTCATGCTCACCATGGCCGTCGTCATCCCGATCACCGGCATCCTGCTGCAGCGGGTGCGGACCCGGCCGATGTTCGTGGCGGCTATGACGATGTTCACCACCGGCACCCTGCTGTGCGCCGTAGCGCCCGGGTTCTCGGCGCTGCTGGCCGGGCGGATCGTGCAGGCCGTCGGCACCGCGATCATGGTGCCGCTGCTCATGACCACCGTCATGACACTGGTGCCCGCCGCGATCCGGGGGCGCATGATGAGCAACATCAGCCTCGTCATCGCGGTGGCACCCGCGCTCGGCCCGACGATCTCCGGGGTCATCCTGCAGACGTTCGGGTGGCGCGCCATGTTCTGGGTGGTGTTGCCGATCGCCGCGGGGATGCTCGCCGTCGGGGCGCGCCGCGTGCAGAACGTCACCGAGATCCGCCACGCCCGGATCGACGTGCTGTCCGTGGTGCTCTCCGCGATCGGCTTCGGCGGCCTGGTCTACGGCCTCAGCCTCGCCGGCGAGGGAGCCACCGTGGACGTCGCGTTCGTGCTCACGGTCACCGCGGTCGGTGTGGCCGGTCTGGCGGCGTTCGTCGTCCGGCAGCTGGTCCTCCAAAGCAGCGACTCGCCGTTGCTGGACCTGCGCACCTTCAGGTCGGTCCAGTTCACGCTGTCCCTGATCGTGGTCATGATCTCGTTCTCGGCATTGCTCGGCACGATGATCGTGCTGCCGATCTACATGCAAGAGGTGCTCGGCTTCCCGCCGCTGTACGTCGGGCTGGCCGTCCTGCCCGGCGGGCTGCTCATGGGGCTGGCCGCGCCGTTGGTGGGTCGTGTCTACGACCGGCGCGGGACCCGCGTGCTCGTCGTGCCCGGTGTCGTCCTGCTCGCGGGTTCGTTGTGGGGCCTGGCGGCGGTCACCAGTGCGTCCACACCGTTCGCGCTGCTCGTCGGGCTGCACGTCGTACTGAGCATCGGACTGGCGATGATCATGACGCCGGTGATGTCCACCGGTCTCGGCGCGGTGCCCGCGCACCTCTACTCGCACGGCAGCGCCCTCGTCGCCACCTTGCAGCAGGTGGCGGCCGCGGCCGGTTCGGCTCTGTTCATCAGCACCCTCGCCGCGGTGACCGGCTCGCGGATCGCCGCCGGGCAGGCCCCCCAGGTCGCCTCCGCCGGTGGCACCCAGGCGGCGTTCGTCACCGGAGCGATCCTGTGCTCGATCGCCGCGGTGGTCGCATGGTTCGTCCGTGGGGGCGGCGAACAAGCCGTTGCGGACGACTCCGAGGAGCGTGCGTGA
- the clpB gene encoding ATP-dependent chaperone ClpB: protein MDAFNPTTKTQQAVTSGVQAATVAGNPDVAPAHLLGALLAQGEGLTAPLLSAVGADVAQLRTEVEKIAGTLPAASGSTVSAPQLSRDSVKVLTHSQQLATELGDEYVSTEHLLVGLAAEGGQVADALRRHGATPEALQDAFTQVRGSARVTSPDPEGTYQALEKYGQDLTDRARKGALDPVIGRDTEIRRVVQVLSRRTKNNPVLIGEPGVGKTAIVEGLAQRIVAGDVPESLRGKRVVALDLSAMVAGAKYRGEFEERLKAVLKEIADSEGQVITFIDELHTLVGAGASGDGAMDAGNMIKPMLARGELRMVGATTLDEYREHIETDAALERRFQQVMVGEPSPEDTVAILRGLKERYEVHHGVRITDGALVSAATLSDRYITARFLPDKAIDLVDEAASRLRMEIDSRPVEVDEVERDVRRMEIEEMALSKEDDPASLERLASLRAELADHRERLSELTVRWQGEKESIDRIRDLKTQLEALRGESERAERDGDLGTAAELRYGRIPALEKELAAATGEQGDRPAMLQEEVTPDDVADVVSSWTGIPAGRLLEGETTKLLRMEDELGNRVVGQAEAVRAVSDAVRRTRAGVADPDRPTGSFLFLGPTGVGKTELAKALAGFLFDDERAMVRVDMSEYSEKHSVARLVGAPPGYVGYDQGGQLTESVRRRPYSVVLLDEVEKAHPDVFDVLLQALDDGRLTDGQGRTVDFRNTILILTSNLGSHAIADPSLTEQQRDEAVLSVVKQQFKPEFLNRLDDVVVFHALSTEELTSIVDIQVDELARRLAQRRLTLEVLPAARDWLAINGFDPVFGARPLRRLVQSAIGDQLAKKLLSGAVRDGDTVTVDVADDNSALTLS from the coding sequence ATGGACGCTTTCAACCCGACGACGAAGACCCAGCAGGCGGTGACTTCGGGGGTGCAGGCCGCCACAGTGGCGGGCAACCCCGACGTCGCGCCCGCGCACCTGCTCGGCGCTCTGCTGGCGCAGGGCGAGGGGCTCACCGCGCCCCTGTTGTCGGCGGTCGGCGCCGACGTCGCCCAGCTCCGCACGGAGGTCGAGAAGATCGCGGGCACTCTTCCGGCGGCCAGCGGCTCGACGGTCTCCGCGCCGCAGCTGTCGCGGGACTCGGTCAAGGTGCTCACCCACAGCCAGCAGCTCGCCACCGAGCTCGGCGACGAGTACGTCTCCACGGAGCACCTGCTGGTCGGGCTCGCCGCCGAGGGCGGTCAGGTCGCCGACGCGCTCCGCAGGCACGGCGCCACGCCCGAGGCGCTTCAGGACGCGTTCACCCAGGTGCGCGGCTCGGCGCGAGTGACCAGCCCCGACCCGGAGGGCACGTACCAGGCACTGGAGAAGTACGGCCAAGACCTCACCGATCGAGCGCGCAAGGGGGCGCTGGACCCGGTGATCGGCCGGGACACCGAGATCCGTCGCGTGGTGCAGGTGCTCTCTCGGCGCACCAAGAACAACCCGGTGCTCATCGGCGAGCCCGGCGTCGGCAAGACTGCGATCGTCGAAGGGCTCGCCCAGCGCATCGTGGCCGGTGACGTGCCGGAGTCCCTGCGCGGCAAGCGGGTGGTGGCGCTCGACCTCAGCGCGATGGTCGCCGGAGCGAAGTACCGCGGCGAGTTCGAGGAACGGCTCAAGGCGGTGCTCAAGGAGATCGCGGACTCCGAGGGCCAGGTCATCACCTTCATCGACGAGCTGCACACCCTCGTCGGCGCGGGCGCCTCCGGGGACGGCGCGATGGACGCGGGCAACATGATCAAGCCGATGCTCGCCCGCGGCGAACTCCGTATGGTCGGGGCGACCACGCTGGACGAGTACCGCGAGCACATCGAGACCGATGCCGCGCTGGAGCGCCGGTTCCAGCAGGTCATGGTCGGTGAGCCGTCACCGGAGGACACGGTGGCGATCCTGCGTGGGCTCAAGGAGCGCTACGAGGTGCATCACGGCGTGCGCATCACCGACGGTGCCCTGGTGTCGGCGGCGACCCTCTCCGACCGCTACATCACCGCGCGGTTCCTGCCGGACAAGGCGATCGACCTCGTCGACGAGGCCGCCTCCCGGCTGCGCATGGAGATCGACTCACGCCCGGTCGAGGTCGACGAGGTCGAGCGCGACGTGCGGCGCATGGAGATCGAGGAGATGGCGCTGTCCAAGGAGGACGACCCGGCGTCGCTGGAACGGCTCGCGTCGCTGCGGGCCGAGCTCGCCGACCATCGCGAGCGGCTCTCGGAGCTGACCGTGCGCTGGCAGGGCGAGAAGGAGTCCATCGACCGGATCCGCGACCTCAAGACGCAGCTCGAAGCGCTGCGCGGTGAGTCCGAGCGGGCCGAGCGCGACGGTGACCTCGGGACCGCCGCCGAACTGCGCTACGGGCGGATTCCCGCGCTGGAGAAGGAACTCGCGGCCGCCACCGGCGAACAGGGCGACCGGCCCGCGATGCTGCAGGAGGAGGTGACCCCGGACGACGTGGCCGACGTCGTCAGCTCCTGGACGGGCATTCCTGCGGGACGCCTGCTGGAGGGCGAGACGACGAAGCTCCTGCGCATGGAGGACGAGCTCGGCAACCGCGTGGTCGGTCAGGCCGAGGCGGTCCGCGCCGTGTCCGACGCGGTGCGCCGGACCCGCGCCGGGGTGGCGGACCCGGACCGGCCCACCGGGTCGTTTCTGTTCCTCGGCCCGACCGGGGTCGGCAAGACCGAACTGGCGAAGGCGTTGGCCGGGTTCCTCTTCGACGACGAGCGGGCGATGGTCCGCGTCGACATGAGCGAGTACTCCGAGAAGCACTCGGTGGCGCGCCTGGTCGGGGCGCCGCCGGGTTACGTCGGGTACGACCAGGGCGGTCAGCTCACCGAGTCGGTGCGCCGCAGGCCGTACTCGGTGGTGCTGCTCGACGAGGTCGAGAAGGCCCACCCGGACGTGTTCGACGTGCTGTTGCAGGCCCTCGACGACGGCCGGCTCACCGACGGTCAGGGCCGCACGGTGGACTTCCGGAACACGATCCTGATCCTCACCTCGAACCTCGGTTCGCACGCGATCGCCGACCCGTCCCTGACCGAACAGCAGCGTGACGAGGCGGTGCTCTCGGTCGTCAAGCAGCAGTTCAAACCGGAGTTCCTGAACCGGCTGGACGACGTCGTGGTCTTCCACGCGCTCAGCACCGAGGAGCTGACGTCCATCGTGGACATCCAGGTGGACGAGCTCGCGCGCAGGCTCGCCCAGCGCAGGCTCACGCTCGAGGTGCTGCCCGCCGCACGAGACTGGCTCGCGATCAACGGGTTCGACCCGGTGTTCGGCGCCCGGCCGTTGCGCAGGCTCGTGCAGTCGGCGATCGGGGACCAGCTCGCGAAGAAGCTGCTCTCGGGCGCGGTCCGGGACGGCGACACCGTCACGGTCGACGTGGCCGACGACAACTCGGCCCTGACGTTGAGCTGA
- a CDS encoding alanine/glycine:cation symporter family protein: MWPQLAPSITGAPGHVLAQTSEGADAGFLSAIEDAINAIFDPLTEGLSTVIFAEIPVFGVGVPWIVVWLIAAAAIFTMAFGFIQFRAVGLSLKLVRGKYSKPDDPGEITHFQALASALSGTVGMGNIAGVGVAVTVGGAGATFWMIVAGLLGMCTKFVECTLGVRYRTIHEDGTVSGGPMQYLSKGVAERFPGKGGRTFGKVLAVLAAIMILFFGVAGGNMLQANQTFAQLQTVTGGEEGFLGGDGAALLFGITLAFIIGLVIVGGIKSIAQVTRILVPFMAIIYVAACLFVIGTNYDLVPAAFGQIVSGAFSPEAGLGGVLGVLVVGFQRSAFSNEAGIGSAPIAHSAVKTRYPATEGLVALLEPFIDTVIVCTMTALTVVIAQSQFWQDAKASIIAGGDEPEGITVVSASFETFLPWFPIVLAVAASLFAISTILTWGYYGQRAWVYMFGKNRLSIGCYNAFFSLFVITGSVLTLGSVLDFADAVLFALAFVNIVGLYLLFPVVRSEVKRLRDAIKSGDLYRTDLPREDTEADKVTE; encoded by the coding sequence ATGTGGCCACAGCTAGCACCGTCGATCACGGGTGCACCAGGACACGTCCTCGCCCAGACGTCGGAAGGAGCCGATGCCGGCTTCCTGTCCGCCATCGAGGACGCCATCAACGCCATCTTCGACCCGCTCACCGAGGGGTTGTCGACCGTCATCTTCGCCGAGATCCCGGTCTTCGGGGTCGGTGTGCCGTGGATCGTGGTGTGGCTGATCGCCGCGGCCGCGATCTTCACCATGGCCTTCGGGTTCATCCAGTTCCGCGCCGTCGGACTGAGCCTGAAGCTGGTTCGCGGTAAGTACTCCAAACCGGACGACCCGGGCGAGATCACCCACTTCCAGGCACTGGCTTCGGCACTGTCGGGAACGGTCGGCATGGGCAACATCGCCGGCGTGGGTGTCGCCGTGACCGTCGGCGGGGCGGGCGCGACCTTCTGGATGATCGTCGCCGGTCTGCTCGGCATGTGCACGAAGTTCGTCGAGTGCACGCTCGGTGTGCGGTACCGGACCATCCACGAGGACGGCACCGTCTCCGGTGGTCCGATGCAGTACCTGAGCAAGGGTGTCGCGGAGCGCTTCCCGGGCAAGGGCGGCCGGACCTTCGGCAAGGTCCTCGCCGTGCTCGCCGCGATCATGATCCTGTTCTTCGGTGTGGCAGGCGGCAACATGCTGCAGGCCAACCAGACCTTCGCCCAGCTTCAAACCGTGACCGGCGGCGAGGAAGGCTTCCTCGGCGGAGACGGCGCGGCCCTGCTGTTCGGTATCACGCTGGCCTTCATCATCGGCCTGGTCATCGTCGGCGGCATTAAGTCGATCGCCCAGGTCACCCGGATCCTCGTGCCGTTCATGGCGATCATTTACGTGGCCGCCTGCCTGTTCGTGATCGGCACCAACTACGACCTGGTCCCCGCGGCCTTCGGTCAGATCGTCTCGGGCGCGTTCAGCCCCGAGGCCGGGCTCGGCGGCGTGCTGGGTGTTCTCGTGGTCGGGTTCCAGCGATCGGCGTTCTCCAACGAGGCCGGTATCGGTTCGGCCCCCATCGCGCACTCGGCGGTCAAGACCCGCTACCCGGCCACCGAGGGCCTCGTCGCGCTGCTCGAGCCGTTCATCGACACCGTCATCGTCTGCACCATGACCGCGCTGACGGTCGTCATCGCCCAGTCGCAGTTCTGGCAGGACGCGAAGGCCTCGATCATCGCGGGCGGGGACGAGCCCGAGGGCATCACGGTCGTCTCGGCGTCGTTCGAGACGTTCCTGCCCTGGTTCCCGATCGTGCTCGCGGTGGCCGCCTCGCTGTTCGCGATCTCCACGATCCTGACCTGGGGTTACTACGGCCAGCGCGCCTGGGTCTACATGTTCGGCAAGAACCGGCTGAGCATCGGCTGCTACAACGCGTTCTTCAGCCTGTTCGTGATCACCGGCTCGGTGTTGACCCTGGGCAGCGTGCTCGACTTCGCCGACGCGGTGCTGTTCGCACTGGCCTTCGTCAACATCGTGGGTCTGTACCTGCTGTTCCCGGTGGTCCGCAGCGAGGTCAAGCGCCTCCGCGACGCGATCAAGTCCGGCGACCTGTACCGGACGGACCTCCCGCGCGAGGACACGGAGGCCGACAAGGTCACCGAGTAA